A stretch of Blautia liquoris DNA encodes these proteins:
- a CDS encoding ribonuclease Z encodes MLDVCLLGTGGMMPLPNRWLTSLMTRYNGSNLLIDCGEGTQIAIKEKGWTFKPIDVICFTHYHADHISGLPGLLLTMGNAERTETLTLIGPKGLNRVVSALRVICPELPFPIRCIEIAEREQKFEIDGYHITAYRVNHSVICYGYTIEIPRSGKFDVKRAQAQNIPVKYWNCLQKGETIESDGLTYTPDMVLGDVRKGIKVTYCTDTRPVPVISEHAAGSDLFICEGMYGEPDKDVKAKEYKHMTFREAASLAKEADVRQMWLTHYSPSLAHPDQYLDSAREIFPETYTAKDGRSVELLFEEGKIENE; translated from the coding sequence ATGTTAGATGTATGTTTATTGGGAACCGGAGGGATGATGCCCCTGCCAAACAGATGGCTGACCTCTCTGATGACCAGATATAATGGAAGTAATTTACTGATTGACTGCGGCGAGGGAACGCAGATAGCAATTAAAGAAAAAGGATGGACATTCAAACCGATTGATGTGATATGTTTTACCCACTACCATGCGGATCATATCAGTGGCCTGCCGGGACTTCTGCTGACGATGGGAAATGCCGAAAGGACGGAAACTCTGACACTGATTGGACCAAAGGGACTCAACAGAGTTGTGTCAGCACTTCGTGTCATTTGTCCGGAACTGCCATTTCCGATTCGATGTATCGAGATTGCAGAGCGTGAGCAAAAGTTCGAGATTGATGGATACCATATCACAGCTTATCGGGTGAACCACAGTGTTATATGTTACGGTTATACGATTGAGATTCCACGCAGCGGAAAGTTCGATGTAAAGAGGGCACAGGCTCAGAATATACCTGTGAAGTACTGGAATTGTCTTCAAAAGGGAGAGACGATAGAGAGTGACGGTCTGACTTACACACCCGATATGGTACTTGGTGACGTAAGAAAAGGGATCAAAGTAACTTACTGTACAGATACCAGACCAGTTCCCGTTATTTCGGAACATGCTGCCGGTTCAGATTTGTTTATCTGTGAGGGAATGTATGGAGAGCCAGATAAAGATGTCAAGGCGAAAGAATATAAGCACATGACTTTCAGGGAGGCTGCAAGCCTTGCAAAAGAAGCCGACGTCCGTCAGATGTGGCTGACTCACTATAGCCCCTCACTTGCCCATCCAGATCAATATCTGGACAGCGCACGTGAAATCTTTCCGGAGACATATACAGCAAAAGATGGCAGATCCGTGGAGTTGTTATTTGAAGAGGGCAAAATTGAAAATGAGTGA
- the ispD gene encoding 2-C-methyl-D-erythritol 4-phosphate cytidylyltransferase: MKRDKCTAILLAAGKGTRMESKIPKQFMNILDKPVLYYSLECFQNCVLINEVILVTAQEMLPYCEKHFSAQCGFTKVTHIIAGGSERYDSVYEGLKLCNEPDYVFIHDGARPFLTEEILLRGYEKVISTGACVAAVPSKDTIKLTDRNGLVRETPNRDEVWIVQTPQIFRYEVIRSAYDRLQTQDKTGITDDATVVEKMDNYPVFTYEGNYKNIKITTAEDLEIAEIFAQQLEKC; encoded by the coding sequence ATGAAAAGGGATAAATGTACGGCGATACTTCTCGCTGCGGGAAAGGGGACCCGTATGGAAAGCAAAATCCCCAAACAGTTTATGAATATTCTGGACAAACCTGTGTTATACTATTCACTGGAATGTTTCCAGAATTGCGTTCTGATCAATGAGGTGATTTTGGTGACGGCGCAGGAAATGCTCCCTTACTGCGAAAAACATTTTTCAGCACAATGTGGTTTTACAAAGGTGACACATATCATAGCAGGTGGTTCCGAAAGATATGATTCTGTTTATGAAGGGCTCAAGCTTTGCAATGAACCGGATTATGTGTTTATTCATGATGGGGCTCGCCCATTCCTGACAGAGGAGATTCTTTTGCGAGGCTATGAAAAGGTGATAAGTACCGGAGCATGTGTGGCCGCTGTTCCATCGAAAGATACAATCAAACTGACAGACCGCAATGGTCTGGTGAGGGAAACGCCGAATCGTGATGAGGTCTGGATTGTACAGACGCCTCAGATATTTCGCTATGAGGTGATCCGCAGTGCTTATGACAGGCTGCAGACACAAGATAAGACTGGAATTACAGATGATGCAACCGTAGTGGAGAAGATGGATAATTATCCGGTCTTCACATATGAAGGGAATTACAAAAACATTAAGATCACAACAGCGGAAGATCTCGAAATAGCAGAGATTTTTGCCCAACAATTGGAAAAATGTTAA
- a CDS encoding GTP pyrophosphokinase encodes MSSEETINEVLKAENPEKIMEKMEPFRKMMLQYHCASMEVETKIRVLNEEFKNNFQRNPIETIKSRIKTPFAIVEKMKRKGLELTLENIEENLTDIAGIRVICSFPEDIYNVAQMIEKQDDIRIIKRKDYIQNPKPNGYRSLHLILEVPVFFTEGKKMMKVEVQFRTIAMDFWASLEHKLAYKKDVENYDSISRELKNCAEITSSLDYRMQEIRNQIEQKIE; translated from the coding sequence ATGAGTTCAGAAGAAACGATTAATGAAGTGCTGAAGGCAGAGAACCCTGAAAAAATCATGGAGAAGATGGAACCATTTCGTAAGATGATGTTACAATATCACTGTGCATCTATGGAAGTGGAGACAAAGATCCGGGTCTTAAATGAAGAATTTAAAAATAACTTCCAGAGAAATCCAATAGAGACAATTAAGAGCCGTATAAAGACGCCTTTTGCAATTGTAGAAAAGATGAAACGAAAAGGGTTGGAACTGACCTTGGAGAATATAGAGGAAAACCTTACAGATATAGCCGGAATCCGTGTGATCTGCTCTTTTCCGGAGGATATCTATAATGTGGCCCAAATGATTGAAAAGCAGGATGATATCCGCATTATTAAGAGAAAGGACTATATCCAAAATCCCAAACCAAATGGATATCGCAGTCTGCACTTGATTTTGGAAGTGCCCGTATTCTTTACAGAAGGGAAAAAGATGATGAAGGTAGAAGTTCAGTTTCGGACAATTGCAATGGATTTCTGGGCAAGCCTTGAACATAAACTTGCATATAAGAAAGATGTCGAGAATTATGACAGTATTTCCAGGGAACTAAAAAACTGTGCCGAAATTACAAGCAGTCTGGATTACAGAATGCAGGAAATACGTAATCAGATAGAACAGAAGATTGAGTAA
- the tsaD gene encoding tRNA (adenosine(37)-N6)-threonylcarbamoyltransferase complex transferase subunit TsaD, with protein sequence MSEKDILILGIESSCDETAASVVKNGRIILSNVISSQIELHTLYGGVVPEIASRKHIERINQVIKQALSDANVTLDDIDAIGVTYGPGLVGALLVGVSEAKAIAYAKHLPLIGVHHIEGHVSANYIEYPELEPPFMCEIISGGHTHLVIVKDYGEFEILGRTRDDAAGEAFDKVARAIGLGYPGGPKIDKLSEEGNPDAIAFPRAKVEGAPYDFSFSGLKSAVLNYLNQCKMKDEPVNRADVAASFQKAVTDVLVDTAIRGARDFHVDKLAIAGGVASNRHLRAAMKEACQRETITFYHPSPIFCTDNAAMIGVAAYYEYQKGTRSDLDLNAVPNLKLGER encoded by the coding sequence ATGAGTGAAAAAGATATCTTGATACTGGGAATAGAGAGTTCTTGTGACGAAACGGCAGCTTCTGTCGTGAAAAATGGAAGAATCATATTGTCGAATGTGATTTCATCTCAGATAGAACTGCATACGTTATATGGGGGCGTTGTACCGGAGATTGCTTCCAGAAAGCATATTGAAAGGATTAATCAGGTCATAAAACAGGCACTTTCCGATGCAAATGTCACGTTGGATGATATTGATGCGATCGGCGTAACTTACGGACCGGGACTTGTCGGAGCATTGCTGGTCGGGGTGTCTGAGGCTAAGGCGATTGCCTATGCAAAACATCTGCCGTTGATCGGTGTGCATCATATAGAAGGGCATGTCAGCGCCAATTATATTGAATATCCCGAACTAGAGCCACCTTTTATGTGTGAAATCATATCTGGAGGGCATACCCATCTGGTGATTGTCAAAGACTATGGTGAATTTGAAATCCTTGGAAGAACACGAGACGATGCAGCAGGAGAAGCATTCGACAAAGTGGCCAGAGCGATAGGACTAGGATATCCCGGCGGTCCGAAGATAGATAAGCTGTCAGAGGAGGGAAATCCGGATGCAATTGCATTTCCACGGGCAAAGGTAGAGGGGGCTCCTTATGATTTCAGTTTTAGTGGTTTGAAATCGGCAGTCTTGAATTACCTGAATCAGTGTAAGATGAAAGATGAGCCGGTAAACAGAGCGGATGTCGCAGCTTCTTTTCAGAAAGCAGTGACAGATGTGCTGGTGGACACTGCAATCCGCGGTGCGAGAGACTTTCATGTTGATAAGCTCGCTATTGCAGGGGGAGTAGCCTCGAACCGACATCTGAGAGCGGCCATGAAAGAGGCATGTCAGCGTGAAACTATTACGTTTTATCATCCGTCACCAATATTTTGTACCGACAATGCGGCTATGATTGGAGTTGCAGCATATTATGAATATCAAAAAGGGACGAGAAGCGATCTTGATCTAAATGCCGTGCCGAACTTAAAACTCGGTGAGCGCTGA